In Pajaroellobacter abortibovis, the following are encoded in one genomic region:
- a CDS encoding cation:proton antiporter, which translates to MREHLESLLLALGVGSLVAIGAKRLHVAYNVALVIMGLLLVVANVLPKTPLDPELILVVFLPVLVFEGSLFADADSLKDAKRPIFALAAPGVVISLLCTAAIATFALNLSFSSALLLGALLAITDTVSVLLAFRSVRAPHRLVSIMEGESLFNDGTALVLLSVATNASLRGGFSSVEILRSLIVAIIGGVSLGAALGAVGTAILRRTPDHLTTILVSCVLVFTTSLLAERMHISSVIAVVVAGLAVGRAARNLLEPAHVLALQGFWETAGFALNVFLFLLVGMQIHPQMLINEFGSIVVALIALHVGRAVAVYGCLGSLCALTREVIPLRWQHVMVAGNVKGALSMAAVLALPEDVPSRDRLITIVYGVTFITLVTQALPFAKLLNLLKVTKAIPDATLESARAARISARRGQAELDELLASGLISRKDHAEKQAMFQRTIIEADATVRAKLSPFTHNHLIDNFLFQARKAAVLDAARRGLISHDTAHKHVQDLDRTFVHLTTTPDQSC; encoded by the coding sequence TCCTCCCGAAGACGCCGCTTGACCCCGAACTCATTCTCGTCGTGTTCCTGCCAGTTCTCGTATTCGAAGGATCGCTTTTTGCCGATGCAGACAGTCTAAAAGATGCCAAGCGACCTATTTTTGCGCTCGCTGCGCCAGGTGTTGTCATTTCTCTCCTATGCACCGCTGCTATCGCTACGTTTGCCCTTAACCTTTCTTTTTCATCCGCTCTGCTCCTCGGCGCACTGCTGGCCATTACTGATACAGTCAGTGTCTTGTTGGCCTTTCGAAGTGTCAGAGCCCCCCATCGTCTCGTTTCGATCATGGAAGGGGAGAGCTTATTCAACGATGGGACAGCACTCGTTCTTTTAAGCGTGGCGACGAATGCCTCTCTTCGAGGAGGGTTCAGTTCTGTCGAAATCTTACGCTCACTGATCGTCGCCATCATCGGAGGGGTCAGTCTCGGAGCTGCTTTAGGCGCTGTGGGAACAGCGATCCTCCGTCGAACCCCCGATCATCTAACGACGATTTTAGTTTCCTGCGTCCTTGTCTTCACAACATCCCTTCTCGCCGAACGGATGCACATCTCCTCTGTCATCGCCGTCGTAGTCGCGGGGCTTGCAGTGGGGCGAGCGGCCCGCAATCTCCTCGAACCTGCTCACGTACTGGCGTTGCAAGGCTTTTGGGAAACGGCAGGATTCGCACTCAACGTATTCCTCTTTCTCTTAGTGGGGATGCAAATCCACCCGCAAATGTTGATCAATGAGTTTGGCTCGATCGTGGTCGCACTGATTGCTCTTCACGTGGGGCGAGCGGTCGCTGTCTACGGCTGCTTAGGAAGCCTTTGCGCATTAACTCGCGAAGTCATCCCTCTGCGTTGGCAGCATGTCATGGTTGCCGGCAATGTCAAAGGGGCTTTGTCGATGGCAGCTGTCCTCGCCCTCCCCGAGGATGTCCCTTCACGCGATCGGTTGATCACTATCGTGTACGGAGTCACCTTTATAACGCTTGTCACCCAAGCACTCCCCTTTGCCAAACTCCTCAATCTTCTCAAGGTCACTAAAGCCATCCCCGATGCGACCCTGGAATCCGCTCGTGCTGCCCGGATTTCCGCAAGACGTGGACAAGCGGAATTGGATGAATTGCTCGCCTCCGGACTGATCTCACGGAAAGATCACGCTGAAAAACAAGCCATGTTTCAACGGACAATCATTGAAGCAGACGCAACTGTACGCGCAAAGCTCTCCCCCTTCACCCACAACCATCTCATCGACAATTTCCTCTTCCAAGCGCGCAAGGCAGCTGTACTGGATGCCGCTCGCAGAGGATTAATCAGTCATGATACAGCCCACAAGCATGTTCAAGATCTCGATCGCACTTTCGTCCATTTAACAACCACCCCTGATCAAAGTTGTTAG
- a CDS encoding potassium channel family protein, which translates to MRILIAGAGRAGLHVATHLAQLGHVVIVVDRDEMVTKHAFERYGLIAFAGDATDASLLKEAEVHRADIVVVMLQRDADNLAVALLARAAGVQRVMVRMRDAEYRSVYKSAGINEILSEIDIFIGALATAIEHTEVQHAMILGGGQSIAFELHIPEDAAIVGTMISDIAADPDFPASCVFAGMFESGGEVQAPRGFSVVKGGMTVLLVSRCSDIGNIVSFFLRRSPSRLS; encoded by the coding sequence ATGCGCATCTTAATTGCTGGAGCCGGCCGGGCAGGCCTTCACGTAGCGACCCATCTAGCCCAATTGGGACACGTTGTTATCGTCGTAGACCGCGATGAAATGGTCACAAAACATGCCTTTGAACGATACGGTCTCATCGCCTTTGCTGGAGACGCTACGGATGCAAGCCTCCTCAAAGAAGCAGAAGTTCACCGAGCAGACATCGTCGTGGTCATGCTTCAACGAGACGCAGATAATCTAGCCGTCGCTCTCCTCGCCAGAGCAGCCGGAGTCCAGCGCGTGATGGTGCGAATGCGCGATGCGGAATACCGCTCTGTCTATAAATCTGCAGGGATCAACGAAATCCTATCCGAAATTGACATCTTCATCGGCGCATTGGCCACCGCAATCGAACATACAGAAGTACAGCACGCGATGATCCTAGGCGGAGGACAATCGATCGCCTTTGAACTCCATATTCCCGAAGACGCCGCTATCGTCGGCACCATGATCAGCGATATCGCCGCTGACCCCGATTTCCCTGCCTCCTGTGTGTTCGCCGGCATGTTCGAATCTGGAGGCGAAGTGCAAGCCCCCCGTGGATTCTCCGTCGTCAAAGGAGGTATGACCGTCCTTCTCGTCTCGCGCTGTTCGGACATCGGCAACATCGTTTCTTTCTTCCTCAGACGTTCTCCCTCTCGTCTTTCTTAA
- a CDS encoding glycosyltransferase family 4 protein: MEKLKLLHIFSSSNPGGLEKKGWIAIGAMNSLAYSNDVIFLEGANIMVPFYQKIANRVLSLTKFNFYQKFLRVTQELDNGCYDVIFTYGIRAGFLFHLIYMTNEKHKNTGHVIGLRADYSAAPFRRWMHAYLSFHADLVLSNSQAALDLFACYNYSIASSMVADDGIDVALFSTNHDQATLRARLELPIDKKIIICVAHFHPQKRHSFLLRAFSRTIKRFPNTLLILVGDGPLSDSIRRYAKQLNLEQHVKFIGLQTKQTAIADLLNASDIFVLSSSFEGLPGAIMEAMACSLPVVTTHVGGVSQLVVHGVTGYLADASSESELACGLNFYLQSPTLAKKAGQAGKKRVCERFTIKKMAQGWENAAQFAFTKKQKKLSSHIYQSFSSLITV, translated from the coding sequence ATGGAAAAATTAAAGCTACTTCATATTTTTAGCTCATCAAATCCTGGAGGACTAGAAAAAAAAGGATGGATCGCAATCGGAGCGATGAACTCACTTGCTTATTCTAACGATGTTATTTTTCTAGAAGGAGCAAACATAATGGTTCCTTTCTATCAAAAGATAGCGAATCGCGTTCTTTCTCTTACTAAATTTAATTTTTATCAAAAATTTCTTCGCGTCACGCAAGAATTAGATAATGGATGTTATGACGTCATTTTTACTTATGGAATTAGAGCAGGATTTCTATTTCATTTAATTTACATGACTAACGAAAAACACAAAAATACTGGTCATGTTATTGGATTAAGAGCAGATTATTCCGCCGCACCTTTTCGCCGATGGATGCATGCCTACTTGTCATTTCATGCGGACCTTGTCCTATCCAACTCACAAGCAGCTCTTGATCTATTCGCTTGTTATAACTATTCAATAGCTTCATCAATGGTGGCGGATGATGGTATTGATGTTGCTCTTTTTTCTACAAATCACGATCAAGCTACATTAAGGGCAAGATTAGAACTCCCTATAGATAAAAAAATTATTATTTGTGTAGCCCATTTCCATCCACAAAAAAGACATTCGTTTCTCCTAAGAGCATTTTCCAGAACCATCAAACGATTTCCCAATACTCTTTTGATATTGGTAGGAGATGGTCCTCTTTCAGACTCAATCCGTCGCTATGCAAAGCAATTGAACTTGGAGCAACATGTCAAGTTCATTGGTTTACAGACCAAGCAAACAGCAATTGCAGATTTACTTAACGCATCAGATATATTCGTTCTTAGCTCTTCTTTCGAAGGATTACCAGGAGCAATTATGGAAGCGATGGCTTGTAGTCTCCCAGTGGTTACAACACATGTAGGAGGCGTTTCTCAACTTGTCGTACACGGAGTAACAGGTTATTTGGCAGATGCGTCTTCAGAGTCAGAGTTGGCCTGTGGACTTAATTTCTATCTCCAAAGCCCCACGCTTGCCAAAAAAGCAGGCCAAGCAGGGAAAAAGCGTGTATGTGAACGCTTCACAATCAAAAAAATGGCACAAGGCTGGGAAAACGCTGCTCAATTTGCATTCACTAAGAAACAGAAAAAGCTCTCTTCACACATTTATCAATCATTTTCATCGCTTATAACTGTTTGA
- the asnB gene encoding asparagine synthase (glutamine-hydrolyzing), whose protein sequence is MCGLVGILDSYNQNEEELSVTINRMSYVLSHRGPDDSGSWVDLKAGVALGFRRLAILDLSSIGSQPMHSHCDRFVLSLNGEIYNFLDLKKELEQYGHRFNSRSDTEVVLACIAQWGVVEACKRFEGMFALACWDKRNQILCLARDRFGEKPLYYGWVGKCFVFASELKAFLCFPGFEKKISQHAVSLYFTYNYIPTPWSIYEGIYKLAPGTVLEMTAKSFPSARYDDFSRALKPYWSLREVVEDGIAHPFIGTEKEAEEELHHLLKRAVSKRMLSDVSVGAFLSGGIDSSLVVAYAQQMASSSLKAFSVGFHEQNYNEAPYAKRVACCLGAELIETYMTPQDMIRIAAKLPSLYDEPFADSSQLPTYLVAELARRHVVVSLSGDGGDELFAGYRHYQRAPFLRNLWCTFQIFPQGVRKCLSYLIDPVFLSVWKYGHSCFGLNSYWLNVSPEKLRKTAQLSILLRPQEIYGCLNGNVDIRIFMSFVVPNSITPIDHLETWPKGITPSEEMMYADASMYLVDDILVKIDRATMAHGLESRAPFLDRQLVEFGWRLPLAFKLKRGKGKLILRNLLSRYLPTRLVERPKMGFGTPIGMWLRGPMQEWVNDIIMSDRLNENEYLQAPQVRNLWKNYIQGKNRLDSFLWTILVFQLWLDRLSGKSIDSNSLRNTHFSSNSYKR, encoded by the coding sequence ATGTGTGGATTGGTGGGCATTTTAGATTCCTATAATCAGAATGAGGAAGAACTCAGTGTAACCATTAATCGTATGTCGTATGTGCTTTCACATAGAGGGCCAGATGACAGTGGTAGTTGGGTTGATCTCAAGGCGGGAGTTGCTTTGGGGTTTCGTAGGCTTGCTATTTTAGATCTTTCTTCAATTGGTTCGCAACCTATGCATTCTCATTGTGATCGATTCGTTTTGAGTTTGAATGGAGAAATTTACAATTTCTTAGATCTAAAAAAAGAACTCGAGCAGTATGGTCACCGGTTTAACAGCCGATCTGATACAGAGGTGGTTCTGGCTTGTATAGCACAGTGGGGTGTGGTGGAAGCTTGCAAGCGATTTGAAGGGATGTTTGCCCTAGCCTGCTGGGATAAACGAAATCAAATCCTTTGTCTTGCTCGCGATCGATTTGGCGAGAAACCCCTGTATTATGGCTGGGTTGGTAAATGTTTTGTCTTTGCATCGGAGCTCAAAGCTTTTTTATGTTTTCCTGGATTCGAAAAAAAAATTAGCCAGCACGCTGTCTCTCTTTATTTTACATATAATTATATCCCTACTCCGTGGTCTATTTATGAAGGAATATATAAGCTAGCTCCGGGTACAGTACTTGAGATGACTGCGAAGTCGTTTCCAAGTGCACGCTATGATGATTTTTCTAGAGCTCTTAAGCCTTATTGGTCGCTTCGAGAGGTTGTGGAAGATGGGATTGCTCATCCCTTTATAGGGACAGAAAAAGAAGCAGAAGAAGAGCTCCATCATTTGTTAAAACGGGCAGTGTCCAAGCGAATGTTGTCAGACGTGTCTGTGGGAGCCTTTTTGTCTGGTGGAATCGATTCTTCTTTAGTGGTGGCCTATGCTCAACAAATGGCTTCGTCTTCCCTTAAAGCTTTTTCAGTTGGATTCCATGAACAGAACTATAATGAAGCTCCTTATGCGAAACGAGTAGCTTGTTGTTTGGGAGCAGAGCTTATTGAGACCTATATGACGCCTCAGGATATGATCCGCATTGCTGCTAAACTTCCCTCTTTGTATGATGAACCTTTTGCAGATTCATCTCAGCTCCCCACTTATCTTGTCGCTGAACTAGCTCGACGTCATGTGGTTGTGAGTTTATCTGGAGATGGGGGCGATGAATTGTTTGCAGGATACCGGCATTATCAAAGGGCTCCTTTCCTCCGAAACTTATGGTGCACTTTTCAGATATTTCCGCAGGGTGTGCGAAAGTGCCTCAGTTATCTCATTGATCCTGTGTTTTTATCTGTTTGGAAATACGGTCACTCTTGCTTTGGATTGAATTCCTATTGGTTGAACGTATCTCCAGAGAAATTGAGAAAAACAGCTCAGCTTTCTATCCTGCTTCGTCCACAGGAAATTTATGGTTGTCTGAACGGAAATGTGGATATTCGCATATTTATGTCTTTTGTCGTTCCCAATTCTATCACTCCAATCGATCATCTAGAGACTTGGCCTAAAGGAATTACTCCTTCCGAAGAGATGATGTATGCGGACGCATCTATGTATCTTGTCGATGATATTCTAGTCAAAATCGATCGCGCTACCATGGCGCATGGCCTCGAATCAAGAGCACCTTTTTTAGATCGTCAGTTGGTTGAATTTGGATGGAGACTGCCTCTTGCTTTTAAACTGAAGAGGGGTAAAGGAAAACTTATTTTGCGAAATTTGTTATCGCGTTACTTGCCGACTAGACTCGTGGAACGGCCTAAGATGGGATTTGGGACACCAATTGGCATGTGGCTACGAGGTCCCATGCAAGAGTGGGTGAATGATATAATAATGTCGGACAGGTTGAATGAGAATGAATATTTACAAGCCCCTCAAGTACGTAATTTGTGGAAGAATTATATACAAGGAAAGAATCGTTTAGATTCTTTTTTGTGGACTATTCTTGTGTTTCAATTATGGCTTGATCGTTTATCAGGAAAGTCAATTGATTCCAACAGTTTAAGAAATACGCATTTCTCGTCAAACAGTTATAAGCGATGA
- a CDS encoding nucleotidyltransferase family protein, translating to MPTNPHMNQQPLSKNHYNTCRKKNIDINYTMSSNWIAHHASVHALSLVQKACDTHSIKILPVKGILTSYLLYEDPFKRTLSDVDIRISQSDLGKLLSIASKYGWKILRYCPEYKNIILSIGGIQIDVETTVGPPGVCSLTVEEMLTQAKEHTSPFGFPHLQPEIHQHALLLCMNIFKDKLIYAQKWAIQDVEQIITHKNFDVRKFIHLVKRSHNQTILSIVAKWLSIHHSSKPWTNIYQKLAPRIPRPIYARCIHFLIETHDPFPFALKIGARLASDHPPTRKLALKKLYKFAKKKYLVNLLS from the coding sequence ATGCCCACCAATCCACACATGAATCAGCAACCTTTATCTAAAAATCATTATAATACTTGTCGAAAAAAAAACATCGATATAAATTACACTATGTCAAGCAATTGGATTGCACATCATGCATCCGTTCATGCCTTATCTTTAGTTCAAAAAGCATGTGACACTCATTCCATTAAAATACTTCCTGTTAAGGGAATCTTAACTAGTTATTTACTATACGAAGATCCTTTTAAACGAACGCTATCTGATGTAGATATCCGCATATCTCAAAGTGATCTTGGAAAATTGCTTTCCATTGCTTCCAAATATGGTTGGAAAATCCTTCGTTATTGTCCAGAATACAAAAACATTATTTTGTCAATTGGCGGCATCCAGATAGATGTCGAAACGACAGTAGGCCCACCCGGTGTATGCAGTCTTACCGTTGAAGAAATGCTTACTCAAGCCAAAGAACATACTTCTCCATTTGGCTTTCCTCATCTTCAACCAGAAATTCATCAACACGCTCTCTTACTATGCATGAACATTTTTAAAGACAAACTTATCTATGCTCAAAAGTGGGCCATCCAAGACGTAGAACAAATCATCACGCATAAAAATTTTGATGTTCGTAAATTTATTCATCTTGTAAAAAGGAGTCACAATCAAACGATTTTATCTATTGTTGCAAAATGGCTTTCCATTCATCACTCATCGAAACCATGGACTAATATTTATCAAAAACTCGCACCCCGCATCCCGCGACCTATCTACGCTCGCTGTATTCATTTCTTAATAGAAACCCATGATCCCTTTCCTTTTGCCTTAAAAATAGGGGCTCGGCTCGCATCTGACCATCCACCAACTCGTAAGCTCGCTTTAAAAAAGTTATATAAATTTGCAAAAAAAAAATATTTAGTCAATCTTCTTAGCTAA
- a CDS encoding class I SAM-dependent methyltransferase, with translation MNSQKKNQNLIHLQPDEFKVVHGFGEEWTRFDQSDQELENELQTIFNHYFSIFPWDDIPPNAVGFDFGCGSGRWAKLAAPRVRKLHCIDASEACLVASQAALKEYPNCQFHLGSIHNLPLEDESMDFGYSLGVLHHLAEPIKGLETCVRKLKPGAPMLIYLYYALENRPMWFRKLWMLTDIGRKLISSLPPKVRFLCCDLIAATVYFPLSRSAAFLENTGVNVHNIPLAAYRDKSFYTMRTDSLDRFGTRIEKRFTKDQIQAIMEHVGLVDIAFSESLYWSAIGYKVPRPQKEDTQVDSINYEN, from the coding sequence ATGAATTCTCAAAAGAAAAATCAAAATCTTATCCACTTACAACCTGATGAATTCAAAGTCGTTCATGGCTTCGGAGAGGAATGGACCCGCTTCGATCAATCTGATCAAGAACTAGAAAACGAGCTGCAAACCATATTCAACCATTATTTCAGTATCTTCCCATGGGACGATATCCCTCCTAATGCTGTAGGATTTGATTTTGGTTGTGGAAGTGGGCGATGGGCTAAATTAGCTGCCCCCCGTGTCAGAAAACTCCATTGCATTGACGCTAGCGAAGCTTGTCTAGTAGCAAGCCAAGCAGCATTAAAAGAGTATCCAAATTGTCAATTTCACCTCGGTTCCATCCACAACCTGCCTTTGGAAGATGAATCAATGGATTTTGGCTATTCTTTAGGAGTGCTCCACCATTTAGCCGAACCGATTAAGGGATTAGAAACATGTGTGCGCAAATTAAAACCAGGCGCCCCCATGCTCATCTACCTATACTACGCACTCGAAAATCGACCCATGTGGTTTCGCAAACTATGGATGCTCACCGATATAGGACGAAAACTTATCTCATCCCTACCACCAAAAGTACGCTTCTTATGCTGTGATCTTATTGCCGCCACTGTCTATTTCCCGCTCAGCCGTTCAGCTGCATTCTTAGAAAATACAGGAGTCAATGTCCATAATATCCCTCTAGCTGCCTATCGCGACAAAAGCTTCTATACGATGCGAACAGACTCCCTCGACCGATTTGGAACACGTATTGAAAAGCGTTTCACCAAAGACCAGATCCAAGCTATAATGGAGCATGTAGGGCTAGTTGATATTGCTTTCAGTGAAAGCCTTTACTGGAGTGCCATTGGATATAAAGTTCCTCGACCCCAGAAAGAGGATACCCAGGTAGATTCTATCAATTATGAGAATTGA
- a CDS encoding 3-deoxy-7-phosphoheptulonate synthase, which produces MSVSQPDWSPDSWRFKLNAYPISYSDPYALQEVAVHLRKLPPLVGIAEVNSLKSQIREAQRGERFLLQGGHCAESFKDCEPRCILKMLAILFQMSCMLNRGGRPITVIGRLAGQYAKPRSRFTEMRQGVELPNYFGDLVNGVEFSASARNPDPFRLLQGYQCAALTLNFIRSFSRIDIPADAHVIWDLFFDEKEEPENGIVLSLPSSISFARLVYSAERLKKSFLTELKRPLSLFMSHEGLHLEYESAQTYALPHTGRCYDLTTHFPWIGERTRQLEGAHVEFFRGVCNPVGVKLGPQIQGADLIELLDRLNPSKEEGKMVLIPRLGLAHVEKVLPSLVDGIRKSRHPVLWMTDPMHGNTHITSRGIKTRRFEDIRKEVELSLQIHREGKSCLGGIHFEFAGENVTECIDSQIQEEDLLNHYSSLCDPRLNPYQAFNLIVHLYYSLK; this is translated from the coding sequence ATGAGTGTCTCGCAACCCGATTGGTCTCCAGATTCCTGGCGATTCAAGTTGAATGCTTATCCGATTTCTTATTCCGATCCGTATGCCCTACAGGAAGTTGCAGTTCACCTTCGTAAGCTCCCCCCTCTTGTAGGTATCGCAGAGGTTAATTCCCTTAAGTCTCAAATTCGAGAGGCTCAACGAGGGGAGCGGTTTCTTCTCCAAGGGGGGCATTGTGCGGAGAGCTTCAAAGATTGTGAGCCTCGTTGCATTCTCAAGATGCTGGCCATTCTATTTCAAATGAGTTGTATGTTGAATCGGGGAGGAAGGCCAATTACGGTCATAGGGCGCCTGGCGGGCCAATATGCGAAACCCCGCTCCCGTTTTACTGAAATGCGTCAAGGGGTCGAGTTGCCTAATTATTTCGGCGACCTCGTCAATGGGGTGGAATTCTCAGCCTCTGCTCGGAATCCGGATCCCTTCCGATTGCTGCAAGGATATCAATGTGCAGCGCTGACGCTCAACTTCATCCGTTCTTTCAGCCGAATTGATATTCCTGCTGATGCCCATGTCATTTGGGATTTGTTTTTCGACGAGAAGGAAGAACCAGAAAACGGCATCGTCCTATCTCTTCCTTCATCCATCTCTTTCGCCCGATTGGTGTATTCGGCTGAGCGTTTAAAAAAGAGTTTCCTCACAGAATTAAAAAGACCTTTATCGCTCTTCATGAGTCATGAAGGTCTTCACTTGGAATACGAGTCAGCACAAACTTATGCGCTTCCTCACACAGGTCGATGCTATGACTTGACAACCCATTTCCCTTGGATTGGAGAGCGCACCAGACAATTGGAAGGGGCTCATGTAGAGTTCTTTCGAGGTGTGTGCAATCCTGTCGGAGTTAAGTTGGGGCCCCAGATACAAGGTGCTGATCTCATCGAGCTGCTCGATCGCCTCAACCCATCAAAAGAAGAAGGGAAAATGGTGCTCATCCCTCGATTGGGGCTTGCTCATGTAGAAAAAGTGCTCCCTTCTCTTGTCGATGGGATTAGAAAATCAAGGCACCCTGTTCTGTGGATGACCGATCCTATGCACGGCAATACCCACATTACTTCCCGCGGAATCAAGACCCGCCGTTTTGAAGACATTCGAAAAGAAGTCGAACTCTCCCTTCAAATCCATCGAGAGGGGAAGTCTTGTTTGGGTGGAATCCACTTTGAATTTGCCGGCGAAAACGTCACCGAATGCATTGATTCACAAATCCAAGAAGAAGACCTACTGAATCACTATTCCAGCTTATGCGACCCCCGTCTCAACCCATACCAAGCCTTCAATCTTATCGTTCATCTGTATTATTCACTTAAGTAA
- a CDS encoding pyridoxine 5'-phosphate synthase: MTTLSVNLNKVALLRNARGGCSPDLLEAARLVIAAGVRSITVHPRSDGRHITLDDVIALRHLPLIRDGQVELNVEADLRQPIIDLVSCIRPTQYTIVPSVPGELTSMRGWRTYDDQERLRQVVARLKSICRLSIFCDPEESAVVFLQQTGVHAVEINTRLYAESWERKEHAAPLAEIRKVALTAVRSGLRVHGGHDLTLQNLPELLAQVRFDELSIGHHLISEAVLLGLAQIVPSYLSLIAEKKSSVCP, from the coding sequence ATGACCACGTTGTCTGTTAATTTGAACAAAGTAGCACTTTTGCGGAATGCCCGAGGGGGTTGTTCTCCCGATCTGCTCGAAGCAGCGCGCCTGGTGATTGCTGCTGGAGTACGCAGCATTACCGTCCATCCTCGTAGCGATGGGCGTCATATTACGCTGGATGATGTGATTGCACTTCGCCATCTTCCACTCATCCGCGATGGTCAGGTTGAGCTCAATGTGGAAGCCGATTTGCGTCAACCGATTATTGACTTGGTGTCCTGTATTCGCCCTACTCAATATACGATTGTTCCCAGTGTCCCCGGGGAACTGACCTCCATGAGAGGGTGGCGCACGTATGATGATCAAGAACGCTTACGGCAAGTAGTTGCACGTCTCAAGTCAATCTGCCGCCTCTCTATCTTCTGTGATCCAGAAGAATCGGCGGTGGTTTTTCTCCAACAGACAGGGGTTCATGCGGTTGAAATCAATACACGCCTCTATGCTGAGTCGTGGGAACGTAAGGAACATGCTGCTCCTCTCGCTGAGATTCGAAAGGTGGCGCTTACGGCGGTACGGAGTGGCTTGCGTGTTCACGGGGGGCACGATCTGACTTTACAGAATCTCCCTGAACTGCTCGCTCAGGTACGCTTTGATGAGTTATCTATTGGTCATCATTTAATAAGCGAAGCTGTGTTGCTCGGTTTGGCACAGATCGTCCCCTCTTATCTATCCTTGATTGCTGAAAAAAAATCGTCTGTTTGCCCATGA
- a CDS encoding glycosyltransferase family 2 protein, giving the protein MDTDIVESKEDVQKKRISIVVPVFNEAENIQAFFDHCESITHALKEFEWEYFFVNDGSADYSLAVLIRVAETCPYVKVIDLSRNFGKEIALSAGIAYARGDAVICIDADLQHPPELITKMVDLWKGGAEVVVAVRKSTEGKTIVRHLSAKAFHFFMNCFGEIETLPGNTDFRLLDRKVCNSLLLIQERQRLFRGLVDWLGYRRKIIEFEANARFRGRPTYRVSRLWELGIQSFLSHSQFPLRLVLYIGLFVTLFSALALCWVFFAFYIVSTQWHYTPLAKAVVFNTFLVGLLLVAMGSIGLYIAKIHSEVLKRPLFAVRSTFNCVEQKQKE; this is encoded by the coding sequence ATGGATACCGACATCGTCGAGTCGAAAGAGGACGTTCAAAAAAAACGAATTTCCATCGTTGTCCCTGTTTTCAACGAAGCTGAAAATATTCAGGCGTTTTTTGACCACTGCGAGTCCATTACCCATGCGTTAAAAGAATTTGAATGGGAGTATTTTTTTGTCAATGATGGCAGTGCAGACTACTCTTTGGCTGTTCTTATCCGAGTTGCTGAGACGTGTCCTTATGTCAAAGTCATCGATCTCTCTCGAAATTTTGGTAAAGAAATTGCTTTGAGCGCTGGGATTGCTTATGCGCGAGGGGATGCAGTGATCTGTATCGATGCGGATTTGCAACATCCCCCTGAGTTGATCACAAAGATGGTCGACCTATGGAAAGGAGGGGCGGAGGTGGTGGTTGCGGTCCGTAAAAGTACGGAAGGGAAAACGATTGTTAGGCATTTGAGCGCCAAGGCTTTCCATTTTTTTATGAATTGCTTCGGAGAAATCGAAACGCTTCCTGGCAATACAGATTTTCGCCTGTTGGATCGCAAGGTATGTAATTCATTGCTCCTGATTCAGGAGAGGCAGCGTCTTTTTCGAGGGCTTGTGGATTGGCTTGGATATCGTCGCAAGATCATTGAGTTCGAGGCCAATGCCCGTTTTCGAGGGAGACCTACCTACCGCGTCAGTCGCTTGTGGGAGCTCGGTATCCAAAGCTTTTTGTCTCACTCCCAATTTCCTCTCCGCCTTGTGCTCTATATTGGCCTGTTTGTGACTCTGTTCAGCGCTCTCGCTTTGTGTTGGGTCTTTTTTGCGTTTTACATTGTGTCCACACAGTGGCACTATACTCCTCTCGCGAAAGCAGTTGTGTTCAATACCTTTCTGGTAGGCTTGCTGCTGGTTGCGATGGGAAGCATTGGTCTCTACATTGCGAAAATTCACAGCGAAGTGTTGAAGCGACCTCTTTTTGCAGTGAGAAGCACTTTTAATTGTGTGGAACAGAAGCAGAAAGAATGA